From Salvelinus namaycush isolate Seneca chromosome 24, SaNama_1.0, whole genome shotgun sequence, one genomic window encodes:
- the ubxn2a gene encoding UBX domain-containing protein 2A, with the protein MKDIDTRGSDKDDTWCDGTENEEEEVPIRRSFSVEDLLDEVEKISNVASGGSKVKVVVRLWKDGFTLNDEEFRSYSVQENQDFLEAIKRGELPVELESRAEEEELEVNVEDLTEEAYVPRKKTFHPFSGPGYRLGSVAPRVVVRSPSVHEEGEFLPIPMITLDHGLPVTSLQIWLADGRRLVQRFNLSHRISDVHDYVQRCQRYGSPFILTTSLPFRELREEELSLEQADLANAVIVQRPLNTEAPFGHS; encoded by the exons ATGAAAGACATTGACACGAGAGGGAGTGACAAAGATGATACCTG GTGTGATGGGACAGAGAACGAGGAAGAGGAGGTTCCTATAAGAAGAAGTTTCTCTGTGGAGGATCTTCTGGATGAGGTGGAGAAAATCAGCAATGTTGCCTCTGGAGGCTCAAAG GTGAAGGTGGTGGTGAGACTGTGGAAGGATGGCTTCACCCTGAATGACGAGGAGTTCAGGAGCTACTCTGTACAGGAGAACCAGGATTTCCTCGAAGCCATCAAACGAGG TGAGCTGCCTGTGGAGTTGGAGAGCAGGGCAGAGGAGGAGGAACTAGAGGTGAATGTAGAGGATCTAACAGAGGAGGCGTATGTTCCCAGGAAGAAGACCTTTCACCCCTTCAGTGGGCCAGGGTACAGGCTGGGCAG TGTTGCTCCCAGAGTAGTGGTCCGGTCTCCATCGGTGCACGAGGAGGGGGAGTTCCTCCCGATCCCCATGATAACACTGGACCACGGCCTCCCTGTCACCTCTCTGCAAATCTGGTTGGCTGACGGCAGGAGGCTGGTGCAGAGGTTCAACCTATCACACAG GATTAGTGACGTTCACGACtatgtccagcgctgtcagaggtACGGCTCACCTTTCATCTTGACCACCTCACTTCCTTTCCGCGAGCTCCGGGAGGAGGAGCTAAGTCTGGAGCAGGCGGACCTAGCTAATGCTGTCATCGTCCAGAGGCCCCTCAACACAGAGGCCCCCTTCGGACACTCCTGA